One window from the genome of Elaeis guineensis isolate ETL-2024a chromosome 5, EG11, whole genome shotgun sequence encodes:
- the LOC105044355 gene encoding protein PSK SIMULATOR 1 translates to MVVVKAWLADLRARVGTSDRGLRLDDPPGVVGILAFEAAATMARLVSLHRALSEREVLRLRSETMRSQGVAYLNSTDQFRLFRLACAEMMDELDRAVTAISRLGARCRGTLPRGFASIYADIKAGGIIADLGRLGMGSTPKAVEKRVRKMERYVATTARLFAEMELLSELEASERKMEQQWRRYSGPIPMQKRIAADPLRLEIKSQRQRVRRLKKESLWSQRQDKAVDRMAKAAVSVFARICAVFGQFVPGLPNYRTNLTPRTHPIFSSKHSSGPMERPIPRDSNIRNSAPISTTTKAIHNSCTDWSKQLAAPPTTVGGSGLARRYANVIVLAERLHLMRSSGDGLDGEESKVEAAVREELYGLLPAGLRGTVRAKLRECWRKNGGMVDEGLAEGWKEAVGRILGWLGPMAHDTVWWQEERSMDRQQRFDTNPRSLLLQTLHFSDKEKTETAIVEVLVGLSCVCWHEERRLESLRF, encoded by the coding sequence ATGGTCGTCGTCAAGGCCTGGCTTGCCGATTTGCGGGCCCGAGTGGGAACCAGCGACCGCGGCCTCCGCCTCGACGACCCTCCGGGCGTCGTCGGGATCCTCGCCTTCGAGGCCGCGGCAACCATGGCCCGCCTCGTCTCTCTCCACCGCGCCCTCTCCGAGCGCGAAGTCCTCCGCCTCCGCTCCGAGACCATGCGGTCCCAGGGCGTGGCCTACCTCAACTCCACCGACCAGTTCCGTCTCTTCCGCCTCGCCTGCGCCGAAATGATGGATGAGCTCGACCGCGCCGTCACTGCCATTTCCCGCCTCGGCGCCCGGTGCCGCGGAACCCTCCCAAGAGGCTTCGCCAGCATCTACGCCGACATCAAGGCCGGCGGAATCATCGCCGATCTAGGCCGGCTTGGGATGGGGTCCACGCCGAAGGCAGTCGAGAAACGGGTCAGAAAGATGGAGCGCTACGTCGCGACGACCGCGAGATTATTCGCGGAGATGGAGCTGCTGTCGGAGCTGGAGGCGTCGGAACGGAAGATGGAGCAGCAGTGGAGGCGGTACAGCGGGCCAATACCGATGCAGAAACGTATCGCCGCCGATCCGCTCCGGCTCGAGATAAAGTCTCAGCGCCAGCGAGTCCGGCGGCTCAAGAAGGAGTCTCTCTGGAGCCAGCGTCAGGACAAGGCGGTGGACCGCATGGCTAAAGCCGCCGTCTCTGTCTTCGCCAGGATCTGCGCCGTTTTCGGCCAGTTCGTGCCGGGGCTCCCTAATTACCGGACCAATCTCACACCCCGAACCCACCCGATATTTTCCAGCAAGCACTCGTCCGGTCCGATGGAAAGACCGATTCCGAGAGACTCAAATATCCGAAACTCGGCTCCGATATCTACAACGACGAAAGCGATCCACAATTCATGTACCGACTGGAGTAAGCAATTGGCGGCGCCTCCGACCACGGTCGGGGGATCAGGCCTGGCGCGCCGTTATGCGAATGTGATCGTATTGGCGGAGAGGCTGCATCTAATGAGGTCCAGCGGCGATGGGTTGGACGGCGAGGAGTCcaaggtggaggcggcggtgagaGAGGAGCTGTATGGGCTGCTGCCGGCGGGGTTGCGGGGGACCGTGAGGGCGAAGCTGAGGGAGTGCTGGAGGAAGAATGGCGGGATGGTCGATGAGGGGCTGGCGGAGGGGTGGAAGGAGGCGGTGGGGCGAATTCTCGGGTGGCTGGGGCCGATGGCGCACGACACCGTGTGGTGGCAGGAAGAGCGGAGCATGGACCGGCAGCAGCGGTTCGACACGAACCCGAGGTCGCTGCTGCTCCAGACGCTGCATTTCTCCGACAAGGAGAAGACGGAAACGGCGATCGTCGAGGTGTTGGTCGGGTTGAGCTGCGTTTGTTGGCACGAGGAGCGGCGACTCGAGTCATTGAGGTTTTGA